In Capsicum annuum cultivar UCD-10X-F1 chromosome 7, UCD10Xv1.1, whole genome shotgun sequence, one genomic interval encodes:
- the LOC107878355 gene encoding mitotic checkpoint serine/threonine-protein kinase BUB1 has protein sequence MAVISKNQNSDDPLLPYLWSVEKSLKEPTSINGRDLHELCSNCITTFKNNPRYQNDVRFLKIWFLYMDSSSDHESIYREIEQNKICLFNSLLYETYALFLEAKGRLIDAFLVYHLGISRNAEPLGRLKKAQVLFLERMSEKVTTGSLQKMDIVLQNGGACINPWLISTIKDLLQKKNAEILKYDGYHPSKKAYSGKVSLSTLQKSARNKTIDIGGYSYQIKGCAGQGGFAQVFKACCDGNPDEVVALKIQKPAFPWEFYIYRQLDMRIPEKERLSFGYAHRLHLYSDYSILVSDFLANGTLQDAINSNVVLGGAMEEVLSIYYTIEMLCILETLHDSRIIHGDFKPDNLLIRYARDDLEEDVETFRLRTGPWREQGLSLVDWGRGIDLSLFPDQTEFIGDSRTSGFRCIQMQEKKPWKYQVDAYGLCVIVHMMLHNSYMEIEKRPSPHGGHHYQPKLPFKRYWKIELWKNLFTKLLNIGHTEDHKNTLKSLRETFQDYMCSNPQLIKKLRQLLAKQKTSLCSS, from the exons ATGGCCGTAATTTCCAAAAATCAAAACTCCGACGACCCGCTATTGCCTTATCTATG GTCAGTTGAGAAATCATTGAAAGAGCCAACTTCAATCAATGGACGAGATTTGCACGAGCTTTGCTCCAACTGCATTACTACTTTCAAGAACAATCCTCGGTACCAAAACGACGTCAGATTTCTCAAGATTTGGTTTCTATAT ATGGATAGCAGTTCAGATCACGAAAGCATATATAGAGAAATTGAGCAGAATAAGATTTGCCTGTTCAATTCTTTGCTTTACGAGACATATGCGTTGTTCCTAGAGGCAAAAGGGAGGTTAATAGATGCATTTCTCGTTTACCATTTGGGAATTTCAAG GAATGCTGAGCCTTTGGGCAGGTTGAAGAAGGCGCAAGTGTTGTTTCTCGAGAGAATGTCTGAGAAAGTAACAACTGGTTCATTACAGAAG ATGGACATTGTGTTACAGAATGGTGGAGCTTGTATCAATCCATGGTTGATCTCAACAATTAAAGATCTGTTGCAGAAGAAGAATGCTGAGATATTAAAATATGAT GGATACCACCCAAGCAAAAAGGCGTATTCTGGAAAGGTATCATTGTCAACTTTGCAGAAATCTGCCAGGAATAAAACTATTGATATAG GTGGATACAGCTATCAGATCAAAGGCTGTGCAGGTCAGGGAGGATTTGCTCAAGTATTTAAAGCATGTTGTGATGGTAATCCAGATGAGGTTGTCGCACTTAAG ATCCAAAAGCCAGCTTTCCCTTGGGAATTCTACATTTATCGTCAGCTGGATATGCGAATTCCAGAGAAAGAA AGATTAAGCTTTGGGTATGCCCACAGATTGCATCTGTATTCTGACTACAGCATACTTGTTTCTGACTTCCTGGCTAATGGCACACTTCAG GATGCAATCAATTCCAATGTTGTGCTTGGTGGGGCCATGGAAGAAGTGTTGAGTATTTATTACACCATTGAGATGCTCTGCATTTTAGAAACTTTGCATGATTCCCGGATTATTCATGGCGACTTCAAACCGGATAATCTTCTGATTCGTTATGCGAG GGATGATCTGGAAGAAGACGTGGAAACTTTTCGTCTCCGTACTGGTCCTTGGAGGGAAcag GGACTTAGCCTTGTCGACTGGGGACGGGGTATAGACCTGAGCCTCTTCCCTGACCAGACCGAGTTTATAGGAGACAGTCGAACTTCTGGTTTCCGCTGCAtccaaatgcaagaaaaaaagCCATGGAAGTATCAG GTGGATGCATATGGCCTCTGCGTTATTGTACACATGATGCTTCACAATTCATATATGGAGATTGAGAAAAGACCTTCTCCCCATGGTGGCCATCATTATCAACCTAAGTTACCTTTTAAGCG ATACTGGAAAATTGAGCTCTGGAAGAACCTATTCACCAAGTTACTCAACATAGGCCACACTGAAGATCATAAGAACACGTTGAAGAGCCTGAGGGAGACATTCCAGGATTATATGTGCTCAAATCCTCAGCTGATCAAAAAGCTTAGGCAGTTACTGGCAAAGCAAAAAACTTCCTTATGTTCTTCATAG
- the LOC107878356 gene encoding ADP,ATP carrier protein 1, mitochondrial — MGDGSALPSAFQKIHGHSHMFSRISPHKHSKYAGSYNMTGGYVNEVLRGAFMPNCQATKLEIRSLGNPILIQAPSEEKKANSFIVDFLMGGVSAAVSKTAAAPIERVKLLIQNQDEMIKSGRLSEPYKGITDCFGRTIKDEGVLALWRGNTANVIRYFPTQALNFAFKDYFKRLFNFKKDRDGYWKWFAGNLASGGAAGASSLLFVYSLDYARTRLANDNKAAKKGGERQFNGLVDVYKKTLKSDGIGGLYRGFTISCVGIIVYRGLYFGMYDSLKPVILVGDLQDSFFASFLLGWGITIGAGLASYPIDTVRRRMMMTSGEAVKYKGSMDAFAQIVKNEGTKSLFKGAGANILRAVAGAGVLAGYDKLQLIMFGKKYGSGGGG, encoded by the exons ATGGGGGACGGATCGGCGCTTCCGTCTGCATTTCAGAAAATACATGGGCATTCACACATGTTCTCTAGAATATCTCCCCACAAACATTCCAAGTATGCTGGTTCATACAACATGACTGGTGGATATGTCAATGAAGTTCTACGGGGTGCTTTCATGCCGAATTGCCAAGCCACTAAACTGGAAATCCGGTCATTGGGCAATCCTATTCTCATACAGGCACCATCTGAAGAGAAGAAAGCTAACAGTTTCATCGTGGATTTTCTCATGGGAGGGGTTTCTGCTGCAGTGTCTAAGACAGCTGCAGCTCCAATTGAGAGAGTCAAGCTTTTGATTCAGAATCAAGATGAGATGATAAAATCTGGTAGACTTTCTGAACCTTATAAAGGGATAACAGACTGCTTTGGCAGAACTATCAAGGATGAAGGTGTCCTAGCTCTTTGGAGAGGCAATACTGCAAATGTCATCAGATACTTCCCCACTCAG GCCTTGAATTTTGCTTTCAAAGATTACTTTAAGAGACTCTTCAATTTCAAGAAAGACAGAGATGGCTATTGGAAGTGGTTCGCAGGAAACTTGGCATCTGGTGGTGCTGCTGGTGCCTCATCCCTTTTGTTTGTTTATTCCTTGGATTATGCGAGGACACGTCTTGCTAATGATAATAAGGCTGCAAAAAAGGGTGGTGAGAGGCAGTTTAATGGTTTGGTTGATGTTTACAAGAAAACTCTTAAATCAGATGGTATTGGTGGGCTTTATCGTGGATTCACCATATCATGTGTGGGAATCATTGTTTACCGTGGTCTGTACTTTGGAATGTACGATTCACTTAAACCAGTAATTCTAGTTGGCGACCTTCAG GATAGTTTTTTTGCGAGTTTCTTGCTGGGATGGGGTATAACTATTGGTGCTGGTTTGGCTTCTTACCCAATTGATACAGTGCGTAGAAGAATGATGATGACTTCTGGAGAAGCAGTCAAGTATAAGGGTTCAATGGATGCATTTGCTCAGATTGTTAAGAATGAAGGCACTAAATCCCTCTTCAAAGGTGCTGGAGCAAATATTCTACGTGCTGTTGCTGGTGCTGGTGTTCTAGCCGGGTACGATAAGCTGCAGCTCATTATGTTTGGAAAGAAATATGGATCTGGTGGCGGTGGTTGA